Proteins found in one Candidatus Desulfofervidus auxilii genomic segment:
- a CDS encoding N-acetyltransferase: MQPEKCFIHPTAIIDKPCEIGEGTKIWHFCHIMKGAKIGKNCVIGQNVFIGKGVKIGNNVKIQNNVSVYEGVILEDDVFCGPSMVFTNVLNPRSHIPRKHEFKQTIVKKGATIGANATIICGHTIGEYAFIGAGAVVTKDVPPYALVIGNPAKITGWMCECGTKLQFASDTAVCPACGKKYKKENGLVKEE, from the coding sequence ATTCAGCCTGAAAAATGTTTTATTCATCCTACAGCTATAATAGATAAACCATGTGAAATTGGAGAGGGTACTAAAATTTGGCATTTTTGCCATATTATGAAAGGGGCTAAAATTGGCAAAAATTGTGTCATTGGGCAAAATGTATTTATAGGTAAAGGAGTAAAAATTGGAAATAATGTAAAAATTCAAAATAATGTAAGTGTTTATGAAGGAGTAATATTAGAAGATGATGTTTTTTGTGGTCCTTCTATGGTTTTTACTAATGTGCTTAATCCAAGAAGCCACATCCCTCGTAAACATGAATTTAAACAAACAATTGTTAAAAAAGGAGCAACGATTGGAGCTAATGCTACTATTATATGTGGCCATACTATCGGAGAATATGCTTTTATTGGTGCTGGCGCAGTGGTAACAAAGGATGTTCCTCCATATGCCCTTGTTATAGGCAACCCTGCTAAAATTACAGGTTGGATGTGTGAATGTGGGACAAAGCTTCAATTTGCAAGTGATACAGCTGTTTGTCCTGCATGTGGTAAAAAATACAAAAAAGAAAATGGCTTAGTAAAGGAGGAATAA